The Sedimentibacter sp. zth1 DNA segment CACAACAGCAGAAGAAATAAATAAAAAAATAAAAGAAAATTCTAATGAAACTTTAGGATATACTGAAGATCCAATAGTTTCTAGTGATATAGTAGGATGCAGATATGGAAGTTATTTTGATGCTTTATCTACTAATATTATGGATGTTGACGGTGAACAATTGATTAAAATATTAGCATGGTATGACAATGAAATGTCATATACAGCACAACTCGTTAGAACAACTCAATATATTGCAAAATTCATATAGAAAACTCAATGTGACATACTAATAATAAATAGTATGTAATAAAGTGCAATAATATCATATTTAATGTTGCACTTTATTATATAAAGAGTTAAAATATAATTGTATGCGGATTAAATAATTATAAAAATCAAGGAGTTTGAAATGAATAAAAAAGGACTAAAGGATATTAACATTAAAAATAAAAAAGTATTGGTTAGATGTGATTTTAACGTTCCAATTGATTCAGATGGAAATATCACAGATGATATAAGAATTGTAAGTGCTCTTCCTACTATTAATTACTTATTGGAAAATGGCGCTGCAGTTATATTAATGTCTCACTTGGGAAGACCAGCTGGAGAACCAAATCCTAAATATTCTTTGTTACCTGTTGCAAAAAGACTTGAACAATTAATGAAAAAAGAAATTATTTTTGAAGATTGTGATGTTGTAGTTGATGAAAGTGTTAAAAATGATGCTAAAAAATTAATGCCCGGTCAAATTATGCTGTTGCAAAATACCAGATACAAAAAAGAGGAAACTAAAAATGGCGAAGAATTAGCCGAAAATTTAGCATCTCTTGCCGATATATATGTTAATGATGCTTTTGGTACAGCACATAGAGCACATTCTTCGAATGTTGGTGTATGTAAATTCTTGCCTTCATCTGTAGGGTTCTTAGTGGAAAAAGAGATTTCTATCATGGGTAAAGCAATTTCAAATCCTGAAAGACCTCTTACAGCTATACTAGGTGGATCAAAAGTTTCAGATAAAATAAATGTTATTGAAAACCTATTAAATATAGCTGATAATGTTATTATTGGTGGAGGAATGTCTTTTACATTTTTGCATGCTATGGGCAATAACGTTGGAAAATCTTTGCTAGAAGAAGATAAAGTTGAATTAGCAAAGAATATTTTAGCTAAAGCAAAAGAAAAAAATGTTTCTTTATATCTACCATTAGATGTAGTAGTAGCAAAAGAGTTTAAAAACGATACAGAATTTTATAATTGTGATGTAAATAGTATTCCATCGGATTATATGGGATTAGATATAGGACAAAAGACAATTGAATTATTTAGTGATGTTATAAAGAAATCTAAAACTATCATTTGGAATGGACCTATGGGAGTCTTTGAGATGGATAATTTTGCTAAGGGTACAAATGAATTAGCATTAGAAATTTCAAAAAATTCACAAGCCGTATCAATTATCGGTGGTGGAGATAGTGCAGCAGCTGTTGAAAAAGCAGGATTAGCTGATAAAATGACACACATATCAACTGGTGGAGGAGCATCACTTGAATTTTTAGAAGGTAAGGTATTACCAGGAATTGATGCAGTAAATGATAAATAATAATTTGGAGGAAATATGAGAAGACCGTTAATTGCAGGAAATTGGAAAATGAATACTACTATTAATGAAGGGGTAGCTCTAGCAAAAGGATTAGTAGATTTCTCTAAAACCTTAAACAAGGATAGAGATATATTGATTTGTGTACCTTTTACAGCATTATATGCTATCAAACAGGTTGTAGATGGTAGCAAAGTAAGGCTAGGTGCTCAAAATATGTACTTTGAAGAAAAAGGTGCATTTACGGGAGAAATATCTCCAGTTATGTTACAAGATATTGGAGTGGACTATGTATTAATTGGGCATTCAGAAAGAAGACAATATTTTAATGAAACTGATGAACTATTAAATAAAAAAATAAAAGCAGCTTTGAGTCATAATCTTAAACCAATTTTGTGTGTTGGTGAAACTCTGGAACAAAGAGAGAAAAAAATAGAGAAAGAAACTATCAAAAAGCAAATTGTAAATGGATTATTGGGTATTAGTGCTGATGAAATGAAAAAGATTACAGTAGCCTATGAGCCTATTTGGGCTATTGGCACTGGAAAAACAGCTACAAGTGAGCAGGCACAAGAAATGATATTATATATTAGAAATATTTTAAAAGATATTTATGGAGAAGAAATAAGTGATAATACTATTATTCAGTATGGTGGTAGTGTTAAAGGTCAAAACGCTTCTGAAATAATGTCAAAATCAGATATAGATGGTGCTTTAGTTGGTGGTGCTAGTTTAAAACTGGAAGATTTTATACAAATTATAAGCTACTAGGAGTTGATACAATGAGAAAATTAACAGCTTTAATTATTTTGGATGGATGGGGAATAGGAAAAGATTATTATGGAAATGCTGTTAGTAAAGCAAATACATATAATTACGATTTTCTTATTAGAAAATTTCCAAATACTGCACTTGAAGCAAGCGGGCTATCTGTTGGATTGCCAGAAGGCCAGATGGGGAATTCAGAAGTTGGTCATACAAACATTGGTGCTGGTAGAATAATTAATCAAGAATTAGTTAGAATTACTAGGCAAATAGAAAATAAAGAGTTTTTTAAAAATTCTACTATTAATAATTTGGTAGACTATGTAAATGAAAATAATAAAACATTGCATTTATTTGGTTTGCTATCAGATGGTGGGGTACATAGTCATATTAAGCATTTATTTGGTATACTTGAACTTTGCAAGCAAAGAAATGTTAAGGACGTGCAAATTCATTGTTTTATGGATGGTAGAGATGTTTCTCCAATAAGTGGAATTAGCTATATAAAGATGCTTCAGGACAAGATTAATGAGCTAGGTGTGGGCAAAATATCTACTATTATGGGAAGATATTATGCAATGGATAGAGACAAAAGATGGGAAAGAATAGAGGAAGCGTACGATGCTTTAACAAAAGGCGTTGGTATAGTTAGATGTGATGCTTGTAAAGCTATAGAAGAATCATACGATAAGAAAATTACAGACGAATTTATAAAGCCAATTTTAATCGAACAAGAAGATTCAAGGCTTGGTATTGTTAAAGAGGACGACGGAATTATATTTTACAATTATAGACCTGATAGAGCTCGTCAAATTACCAGAACTTTTGTAGATGATGAGTTTGATGGCTTTGAAAGAAATAAGCTTAATGTAAAATTTGTTTGTATGACACAATATGATAAAACTATTGAAAATGTAGAAATAGCTTTCAAACCACAACCTGAAATAGAAAATACTTTAGGTGAATATGTTAGCAAAATGGGATTGCAACAGCTTAGAATAGCTGAAACAGAAAAGTATGCTCATGTAACATTTTTCTTTAATGGAGGAATAGAAGCGCCTTATGAGAATGAGGATAGGATTTTAATTTCTTCACCAAAGGTTGCAACATATGACTTGCAGCCAGAGATGAGTGCTATTGAAGTTAAAAACGAAATCATAAAGCAAATAGAAAAATCTAAATATGATTTAATGATTATAAATTTTGCAAATCCTGATATGGTTGGTCATACAGGAGATATAAATGCTACTATGGAAGCAATTGAAATAGTAGACAAGTGTTTAGGTGAAATTGTTAATTTGATAATAAAAACAGGCGGGAAGGCTGTAATTACAGCTGATCATGGTAATTGTGAAGTTATGATTGATGAAAGTACTGCATTGCCAATTACAAAACATACTACAAATAAAGTACCGTTGATTATTGTAGATAGAAATAAAAAATTTAAATTAAGACAAGATGGAGTTTTAGGAGATATTGCTCCTACTGTTTTAGAACTTTTAGGTTTAAAAAAACCTGTTGAAATGACAGGAAATTCATTGATTATTCATTAAATAATAAAATAAATTAATCTTTTGGAGGATAAAAATGTCAATAATAACAAACATTCATGCTAGAGAAATATTAGACTCAAGAGGAAATCCAACTGTTGAAGTTGAAGTTTGGACTGAAAGTGGTGGATTTGGTAGAACAGGTATACCATCAGGTGCATCGACAGGTATATATGAAGCTGTTGAGTTAAGAGACGGAGATAAATCAAGATATTTAGGTAAAGGCGTTACAAAGGCTGTTGCAAATGTTAATGACCTTATAGCTCCTGAAATAATAGGCATGGATGCATTAGAACAAGTAGAAATAGATCAAAGACTTATTGAATTAGATGGAACTTCTAATAAAGGAAAATTTGGTGCTAATGCTATTCTTGGAGTTTCAATTGCTTGTGCAAAGGCTAGTGCTAATCTTTTAGGATTACCATTATATAAATACATAGGTGGAGTAAATGCGAAATTATTGCCAGTACCTATGATGAATATACTAAATGGTGGAGATCATGCTGACAATAATGTTGATATACAAGAGTTTATGGTTATGCCAGTTGGAGCATGTTGTTTCAAAGAAGCTCTAAGAATGGGAGCTGAAGTATTCCATAACTTAAAAGCTGTTTTGAAATCAAAAGGTCTTAATACTGCTGTTGGTGATGAAGGTGGATTCGCTCCAAACTTATTATCTAATGAGGAAGCGTTCAAAAATATAGTTGAAGCTATTGAAAAAGCTGGATATGTACCTGGAAAAGATATTATGCTTGCAATAGACACTGCTTCAAGTGGATTATATGATGAAAAAACTAAAACATATACTTTATCTGGTGAAGGCAAAACATATACACAACAAGAATTTGTTGATTTTTACGCTGATTTAGTTAGTAAATATCCAATTATTTCAATTGAAGATGGTATGGCAGAAGATGACTGGGAAGGATGGAGTTTATTAACTCAAAAATTAGGTAAAAAAGTACAAATAGTTGGTGACGATTTATTTGTTACAAATACTGAAAGATTAAAAAGAGGTATCACAGAAGGTGTTGCTAATTCTATACTAATAAAATTAAATCAAATAGGAACAATTACTGAAACTTTAGATGCGATAGAGATGGCTAAAAGAGCTGGATACACAGCAGTTGTTTCACATCGTTCTGGAGAAACAGATGACACAACTATTGCTGACTTGGTTGTTGCAATCAACGCAGGACAAATAAAAACTGGAGCTCCATCAAGAATAGATAGAGTTGCTAAATATAATCAATTATTAAGAATAGAAGAAATGTTGGATTCAACTTCTCAATATAATGGATTAGATGTTTTTTATAACTTAAATAAATAAATTACTTATATTATAAGACACAATTATAGTTATAATTTGTGTCTTATAAAATTTATTGAAATTAAATATTTTTATTGATTTTATAATTTGTGTATGGTATAATCCATATGTTAAAACGAAGATTTTTTAGGAGGTGGGTAAATAATATGCTAAAAATTATTGTAATAATATTATTACTTCTTGCTAGTTTAGTTCTAATTGCAAGTATTTTACTTCAATCAGGTAAACAAGCAGGGTTATCAGGTGAAATCGCAGGTGGCGCGGAATCATTATGGGGAAGAAATAAAGGAAGAAGTTTTGAAGGAAAATTAGAAAAAGCTACAACAATATCTGCCATAATATTTGTTGCTGCATCATTGATTTTAGTTGCAATTCAATAATTAATATATATTAGTTAAGACGAAAAAACTATATAGTTTTTTCTCTTTTTTAATGTACATATAGTTAATTATAAATTAAATTATTAAATATTTTTGGAGGATTCATAAAATGGAATCATTGCTTTTTATAGCTCCAATTATTGGAGTTCTTGCATTGCTTTATGCATATTATAAAGCTGCAACAATTAACAAGGTAAGTGCGGGTACTGACAGAATGAAAGAAATTTCCTCTTACATTCATGAAGGTGCTATGGCATTTTTAACAAGAGAATATAAAACATTATTTATATTCGCAATCGTTTTATTCGTTATTTTAGGATTTGGTATCAACTGGCAAACAGCTATATGCTTCGCAATAGGAGCAATATTCTCAGCTTTAGCTGGATTCTTTGGAATGACTGTTGCTACAAAGGCAAATGTTAGAACTGCTAATGCAGCTAAAGAATCTGGAATGAACAAAGCATTAAATATCGCCTTTTCAGGTGGTGCTGTTATGGGAATGGTTGTTGTTGGATTAGGATTATTAGGACTTGGAACTCTATGGTTAGTATTTACTAGAGTATTTGGAGTAAGCACAGATACTGTTGCTACATATTTAACAGGTTTTGGACTTGGTGCTTCATCAATAGCTTTATTTGGACGTGTTGGCGGTGGTATTTATACTAAAGCAGCAGACGTTGGAGCTGACCTAGTTGGTAAAGTTGAAGCTGGTATTCCAGAGGATGATCCAAGAAATCCTGCAGTTATTGCTGATAATGTTGGAGATAATGTTGGAGACGTTGCAGGTATGGGCGCTGACTTATTTGAATCATATGTTGGTTCAATCATTTCTGCTATAACATTAGGATCTATCGCATTTGCTGATGGTGGAAAAGGTATAATATTTGCATTATTATTACCAGCAGTTGGTATTGTTGCATCTATTATAGGAACATTATTTGTAAGAGGAAAAGAAGGTGGAAATCCACAGAAAGCTTTAGATGCGGGTACTTATATAAGTTCAGCAATTGTTATAGTAGCAGCTTTCTTCTTATCTAAGTATGTATTAGATGATGTTAGACCATTTGGAGCTATTGTTATAGGATTAGCTGTTGGTTTAATTATTGCAAAAATAACTGAATACTATACTTCACAAGAGTATAAACCAGTTAAAGGAATAGCTGACCAATCTGAAACAGGTGCGGCTACAACAATTATAAGTGGTTTATCAGTAGGTATGATGTCAACTGCATTGCCAATTATAGTTTTAGCAGCAGGTATCATCGGTGCATTCTTTGTTGCTGGTGGAGCTTCAAGTGCTTCTTTAGGATTGTTTGGTATCTCTTTAGCAGCAGTAGGTATGTTATCAACAGCTGGTATGACAGTTGCAGTTGATGCTTATGGTCCTATCGCTGATAATGCTGGTGGTATTGCAGAAATGTGTGAATTACCTCACGGCGTTAGAGAAATAACAGACAAACTTGACTCAGTTGGAAATACTACAGCAGCTATAGGTAAAGGATTTGCAATAGGTTCTGCAGCATTAACTGCATTAGCATTGTTTGCATCTTATACACAAGTTGCTAATATTGCATCAATCAACTTAACTGATCCTACAGTTATTGCAGGTGTATTTATAGGTGGTATGTTACCATTCTTATTCTCAGCTATCACTATGAGTGCTGTTGGTAAAGCAGCTTTTGCTATGATAGAAGAAGTTAGAAGACAATTTAAAGAACTTCCTGGAATAATGAAAGGTACTGACAAACCTGATTATACAAGATGCGTTGATATAAGTACTACAGCAGCATTAAGAGAAATGGTTATACCAGGTCTTTTAGCAGTTATTGTTCCATTATTAGTAGGTTTCTTACTTGGTAAAGAAGCATTAGGTGGATTATTAGCTGGTGGTTTAGTTTGTGGTGTATTGATGGCTATTATGATGGCTAACGCTGGTGGCGCTTGGGACAATGCTAAAAAATACATTGAATCAGGTGTTCATGGTGGAAAAGGCAGTGATGCTCATAAAGCAGCAGTAGTTGGAGATACAGTAGGTGATCCATTTAAAGATACTTCAGGACCATCTATCAATATTCTAATTAAACTTATGACAATAGTTGCTTTAGTATTCGGTACAGTTATTGCTGAACATGGTGGAATACTAATTAATTTAATTAAATAATTATTTTAGATAATAAATAATTTATAAGGAGAAGGCTAGTTTTTCTAGCCTTCTTTTTTTATATACTGGGAAAATTCTACTCCTAGTATATAAAAAAAGAGGATTGCAAAGGACGGGACGTTCTTGCCTTTAAGGGGGGTGCTCAGTAAAATGCTTATGAAGTAGGCATTTTTACGCCGAAGGGGGACATAGGTCCCCCTAGCGGAGTTGCATAGCAACTTTTTGTGCAAATTTTTAACTAATTAATAAAGTTAACATATAATAGTAAAGGGGTAAATATGATATTAAATATTGATGGAATTAATGTTAATTACATAGATGAGGGAAATGGCACAAATATATTATTACTACATGGTTGGGGAGCAAATATTCAAACAATGCTACCCATATTTAATATGCTTAAAAGTAAATGTAGGGTTATAGCACTTGATTTGCCTGGCTTTGGTGAGAGTGATAGACCACCTTTACCATGGAATAGTAATGATTATGCTATTTGTGTTAAAAAATTTATAGATGTCTTAGGTGTAAAAAAAGTAATTTTATTTGGTCATTCACATGGTGGCAGAGTTTCCATAATATTATCTTCGCTGTTTTGTGATCTAGTAGATAAGCTTGTACTTATTGATAGTGCTGGTGTTAAACCAAAAAGGAAAATTGGATATTATTTTAAAATTTATAAATATAAGCTGCTTAAAAAAATATATTTACAATTTTTAGGTAGTGAAAACAGAAAAAACAGATTAGAAAAATTCTATAGAAAATATGGTTCAAATGATTATAAAAATACAGATGGTGTTATGCGTAAAACAATAGTAAAGGTTATAAATGATAATGTTGAGTCTTTGCTATCTAATATTTGTTGCCCAACACTTCTAGTATGGGGTGAAAACGACAGCGATACACCACTTTATATGGGTGAAAAATTGAATAAAAAAATTAAAGACAGCGGATTAATAATTTTAAAAAATGCAGGTCATTATTCATATGTGGATGATTATAAAACCTTTAGGGCTGTTATACAATCATTTTTAAGTAAAGAATTAAGTTAATTATTGATAGGGGGAAAAAATGTGAGTATAATTATATTTTTATTTACTACTGTAGCATGGTTTTTTTTGATTTTTAAGAGTATTCTGAATTATTTGCACATATTACAGCTAGAAGGATATAGTATTAGTAAATTTCAAAAGTGGGCAGATTCAAACCAAAAAAAAATATATTCAAAGTTAAGTATAAGTTTTATCAATATTTCGTTTTTTTTAACGCTTATGTTTATGTTATTTTATAATTCAGTGATAGTTAGAGAACTTACGTTGCTATCATACGTAGTATTATATTTTGTAACTTATATTAGATTAAAATACAACAAAAAGAATACAAAAAAGCCTTTTATATATACTAAGAGAGCAAAAAGATTGGTTGTAATATCAATTTCAAGAATAATTATATTGTATATGTTGACATTGGTACTTGTATATATTTTTTGTGATAGTGTTATTGAATACCTTCCAGTAAGTGCTTCGTTACTAAGTATCATATATTTTTTTAATATAAATATAGCAATATCTAGTAATAAAATAGCTTTACCTCTAGAAAATAGAATAAATAAGCATTTTTTCAATCTTGCTTATAAAAAAATAAGGAGCTTCGATAAATTAGTTGTAGTTGGTATTACAGGTAGCTATGGAAAAACAAGTACAAAGTTTGTAACATCTACAATTTTGCAGGAAAAATATAAAGTGATAAAAACACCGGAAAGTTATAATACACCTATGGGTATTAGTAAAGTAATTAATAACGATATACATGAGAGTCACCAAATTTTTGTAGCAGAACTTGGTGCTACAAAAATTGGTGATATAAAGGAGATAGCTGAGCTTACTAACCCTAATATAGCTATAATTACATCAATAGGACCTTGCCATTTGGAATCTTTTGGTTCTATTGAAAACATTAAAAAAACTAAATACGAAGTTATAGAAAATCTATCTGATGATGGAATTGCTATTTTCAATTACGATAATGAATACTTAATAGATTTGGCTGATAAAACTAAAAATAAAAAATTGTTGTACGGAACTGAAAATATTGATAAATTAGATGTTTATGCTTCGGATATAATAGTGGACGATGGAGGTTCAACATTTATGTTGAATATTAGGAATTTTGGTAGCATACAATGTCATACACAATTACTTGGAAAGCATAATATACTAAATATACTTGCTGGTGTTTGTGTTGCTACTATTTTTGAGATGAGTTTATTAGAGATAAAAATGGGTATTTCTAGAATAATATCAGTTAAGCATAGATTACAGCTTATTGACCCGAAAACTGGTATTTTGGTTATTGATGATGCTTTTAATTCTAACCCTGATGGAGCATCTGCAGCACTTGAAGTGTTGGGTCAATTTGAAAATAAAAGAAAAATTATAATTACACCCGGTATGGTTGAGCTTGGTAGTGTAGAATATGAAGAAAATTATAAATTTGGAGAGAAAATATCTACAATTTGTGATATAGTTATATTAGTTGGTAAAAAAAGAACTATGGCTATATTAGCTGGACTTCGCAAAAATAATTTTAATCTTCAAAATATATATTATTCTTTATCACCTCAACAGACTTCATCAATAATCAAAGATGTTACAAGACCTGGCGATGTAATATTGTTTGAAAATGATTTGCCAGATACATATGACGAGAATTAATTGAGTTATGTATATGGGGGTTATATATTGAAAAAAATAATTGGAATTTTAATAGGTGGAAAATCGGTTGAGCATGAAGTTTCTATTGTTACAGGTTTACAAGTATTTGATAATATTGACAGAGAAAAATATGAACCAGTTATGATATATATTAATAGTGATGGAAAATGGTTCATTGGAAAATGCTTAAATAATATCAATAATTATAAAAGTAAGTCATTGGATGATGCAATAGAAGTTATACCATATGGAGTTAATCAAAGACTTGTATTAGTAGAAAATTGTAAAAAAAGGCGAAGTTTGTTTTCAAAGAATTCTAAACAAGTAGTTATAGACATTGTATTTCCAGCCGTTCATGGAACAAATTGTGAAGATGGAACATTACATGGCTTTTTCCAAATGAACAACATACCATGTGCTTTTGGAAATACACTTAGCTCTGCAATTGGTATGGATAAGGTAATAATGAAAAAAATATTTAAATCAGATGGATTACCAATACCTGATTTTACTTGGTTTTATAATAATGAATATATAGATAATGCACAAATAGTATTGGATAATGCAGAAAAACTTGGGTATCCACTAATTGTTAAACCTTCAAATTTAGGATCTAGTGTTGGTATTAATAAAGCTAGCAATAGAAATGAGTTGATATTTGCTATTGAGGTTGCATTGTCATATGATAAAAAAATTATAATAGAAGAGTGTATTGAAAATGCAAGAGAAATTAATTGTGCTATACTGGGATATGAAAATTATCTTGTATCTTCAATGTGCGAAGAACCTCTTGGCTGGAAAGATTTTCTGACATTTGAGGATAAGTATATGAGTGGAGAAAAAAATAGCGATATTGAAAAAAGAAAAATACCAGCAGATATAGACACAAAAGCAACTGAAAATATTAAGAAATATGCAAAACAAGCTTTTAAATCAATTGATTGCGAAGGAAATGCTAGAATAGATTTTTTGTATGATGGTAATAATATTTATATTAATGAAATTAATACAATACCAGGTTCAATAGCATTTTATATGTGGGAATATTCACAAATTAAATTTAGTGAACTAATTACTAAAATACTTGATATTGCAGAAATTTGCAACAATGATAGAGCTTCAAAAATAATAAATTATGATATAGATTTGTTAAACAATATGACAAAGTATAATAAATGCAAGTAAATTTGCATTAATATAACGGAGGAAAAAATGAATTTTAAAGAAAAAATATTAGCTTTTATGTTAGACGAAGAATATAGGCCTTTAACTTTTAAGCAGCTGTGTGATTTGCTTGAGGTTGAAAGTAGTATGAGAAAAGAATTATTAAGACTTCTAAATGAGTTGGAAGAAGAGGGTAAAATCCTACTGACAAATACAGAGAGATATGCGATTCCAGAAAAAATGGGATTAATAATGGGTGTTATAGAGGGAAATCAAAAGGGATATGGATTTTTGATTCCTAATAATAAAGATATTAGGGATATATTCATATCTCCTGTTGACTTAAATGGTGCTATGCATGGTGACAAAGTTTTTGTTAAAAGTGATGGAAACTCATATGATGACAAAAGTCCAGAAGGTAAAGTTGTCAAAATACTTGAAAGAGTGAATAAAACAATTATTGGTGCATTCCAACAAAGTAAAAGTTTTGGGTTTGTTGTTCCAGATGATAATAAAATAGGTGGCGATATCTTTATATCCAAAGGAGATTTTAATGGCGCAAAAAATAACCAAAAAGTAGTAGTTAAAATTACCGAATGGCCTAAAGGAAGAAGAAGTGCAGAAGGTGAAATCATTGAAGTCATTGGAAATCAAGAAGATACAAAAACGCATATAGATGCAGTACTTATAAGACATAAAGTAAGACAGTTCTTTTCGGCTGATGTATTGTCTCAAGCTAAAGGAATAGAAAAAGAAATACCAGATTCAGAAATAAAAAGGCGTAAAGATTTAAGAAATGAAATAATTATAACTATTGATGGCAAAGATGCTAAAGATTTAGATGATGCAGTATCGGTAGTTAAAATTGATGATAATAAATATAAACTTGGTGTACACATAGCAGATGTTACTCATTATGTTAAAGAAAATAGCAAA contains these protein-coding regions:
- the eno gene encoding phosphopyruvate hydratase, translated to MSIITNIHAREILDSRGNPTVEVEVWTESGGFGRTGIPSGASTGIYEAVELRDGDKSRYLGKGVTKAVANVNDLIAPEIIGMDALEQVEIDQRLIELDGTSNKGKFGANAILGVSIACAKASANLLGLPLYKYIGGVNAKLLPVPMMNILNGGDHADNNVDIQEFMVMPVGACCFKEALRMGAEVFHNLKAVLKSKGLNTAVGDEGGFAPNLLSNEEAFKNIVEAIEKAGYVPGKDIMLAIDTASSGLYDEKTKTYTLSGEGKTYTQQEFVDFYADLVSKYPIISIEDGMAEDDWEGWSLLTQKLGKKVQIVGDDLFVTNTERLKRGITEGVANSILIKLNQIGTITETLDAIEMAKRAGYTAVVSHRSGETDDTTIADLVVAINAGQIKTGAPSRIDRVAKYNQLLRIEEMLDSTSQYNGLDVFYNLNK
- the pgk gene encoding phosphoglycerate kinase, translating into MNKKGLKDINIKNKKVLVRCDFNVPIDSDGNITDDIRIVSALPTINYLLENGAAVILMSHLGRPAGEPNPKYSLLPVAKRLEQLMKKEIIFEDCDVVVDESVKNDAKKLMPGQIMLLQNTRYKKEETKNGEELAENLASLADIYVNDAFGTAHRAHSSNVGVCKFLPSSVGFLVEKEISIMGKAISNPERPLTAILGGSKVSDKINVIENLLNIADNVIIGGGMSFTFLHAMGNNVGKSLLEEDKVELAKNILAKAKEKNVSLYLPLDVVVAKEFKNDTEFYNCDVNSIPSDYMGLDIGQKTIELFSDVIKKSKTIIWNGPMGVFEMDNFAKGTNELALEISKNSQAVSIIGGGDSAAAVEKAGLADKMTHISTGGGASLEFLEGKVLPGIDAVNDK
- the secG gene encoding preprotein translocase subunit SecG, which codes for MLKIIVIILLLLASLVLIASILLQSGKQAGLSGEIAGGAESLWGRNKGRSFEGKLEKATTISAIIFVAASLILVAIQ
- the tpiA gene encoding triose-phosphate isomerase, with amino-acid sequence MRRPLIAGNWKMNTTINEGVALAKGLVDFSKTLNKDRDILICVPFTALYAIKQVVDGSKVRLGAQNMYFEEKGAFTGEISPVMLQDIGVDYVLIGHSERRQYFNETDELLNKKIKAALSHNLKPILCVGETLEQREKKIEKETIKKQIVNGLLGISADEMKKITVAYEPIWAIGTGKTATSEQAQEMILYIRNILKDIYGEEISDNTIIQYGGSVKGQNASEIMSKSDIDGALVGGASLKLEDFIQIISY
- a CDS encoding sodium-translocating pyrophosphatase, whose protein sequence is MESLLFIAPIIGVLALLYAYYKAATINKVSAGTDRMKEISSYIHEGAMAFLTREYKTLFIFAIVLFVILGFGINWQTAICFAIGAIFSALAGFFGMTVATKANVRTANAAKESGMNKALNIAFSGGAVMGMVVVGLGLLGLGTLWLVFTRVFGVSTDTVATYLTGFGLGASSIALFGRVGGGIYTKAADVGADLVGKVEAGIPEDDPRNPAVIADNVGDNVGDVAGMGADLFESYVGSIISAITLGSIAFADGGKGIIFALLLPAVGIVASIIGTLFVRGKEGGNPQKALDAGTYISSAIVIVAAFFLSKYVLDDVRPFGAIVIGLAVGLIIAKITEYYTSQEYKPVKGIADQSETGAATTIISGLSVGMMSTALPIIVLAAGIIGAFFVAGGASSASLGLFGISLAAVGMLSTAGMTVAVDAYGPIADNAGGIAEMCELPHGVREITDKLDSVGNTTAAIGKGFAIGSAALTALALFASYTQVANIASINLTDPTVIAGVFIGGMLPFLFSAITMSAVGKAAFAMIEEVRRQFKELPGIMKGTDKPDYTRCVDISTTAALREMVIPGLLAVIVPLLVGFLLGKEALGGLLAGGLVCGVLMAIMMANAGGAWDNAKKYIESGVHGGKGSDAHKAAVVGDTVGDPFKDTSGPSINILIKLMTIVALVFGTVIAEHGGILINLIK
- a CDS encoding alpha/beta fold hydrolase; its protein translation is MILNIDGINVNYIDEGNGTNILLLHGWGANIQTMLPIFNMLKSKCRVIALDLPGFGESDRPPLPWNSNDYAICVKKFIDVLGVKKVILFGHSHGGRVSIILSSLFCDLVDKLVLIDSAGVKPKRKIGYYFKIYKYKLLKKIYLQFLGSENRKNRLEKFYRKYGSNDYKNTDGVMRKTIVKVINDNVESLLSNICCPTLLVWGENDSDTPLYMGEKLNKKIKDSGLIILKNAGHYSYVDDYKTFRAVIQSFLSKELS
- the gpmI gene encoding 2,3-bisphosphoglycerate-independent phosphoglycerate mutase — its product is MRKLTALIILDGWGIGKDYYGNAVSKANTYNYDFLIRKFPNTALEASGLSVGLPEGQMGNSEVGHTNIGAGRIINQELVRITRQIENKEFFKNSTINNLVDYVNENNKTLHLFGLLSDGGVHSHIKHLFGILELCKQRNVKDVQIHCFMDGRDVSPISGISYIKMLQDKINELGVGKISTIMGRYYAMDRDKRWERIEEAYDALTKGVGIVRCDACKAIEESYDKKITDEFIKPILIEQEDSRLGIVKEDDGIIFYNYRPDRARQITRTFVDDEFDGFERNKLNVKFVCMTQYDKTIENVEIAFKPQPEIENTLGEYVSKMGLQQLRIAETEKYAHVTFFFNGGIEAPYENEDRILISSPKVATYDLQPEMSAIEVKNEIIKQIEKSKYDLMIINFANPDMVGHTGDINATMEAIEIVDKCLGEIVNLIIKTGGKAVITADHGNCEVMIDESTALPITKHTTNKVPLIIVDRNKKFKLRQDGVLGDIAPTVLELLGLKKPVEMTGNSLIIH